Proteins from a genomic interval of Blastocatellia bacterium:
- a CDS encoding PadR family transcriptional regulator, whose product MSKPSDLVQGTLGLLVLKILALESLNGWAISLRLKQVSGDVLQVSDGSLYPTLHKLEQEGWIKAEWKPSENNRRAKYYSLTRLGRKELEKEVANWRRLSAAITQVVELKGV is encoded by the coding sequence ATGAGCAAACCATCAGATTTAGTTCAGGGCACGTTAGGCCTCCTGGTCTTGAAGATCCTGGCTTTGGAATCCCTCAATGGCTGGGCCATCAGTCTGCGCCTGAAACAAGTTTCAGGCGATGTCTTACAGGTCAGCGATGGATCACTCTACCCGACATTGCATAAGCTCGAGCAAGAGGGTTGGATCAAGGCCGAATGGAAACCCAGTGAGAATAACCGCCGCGCCAAGTATTACTCTTTGACGCGACTCGGGCGGAAGGAGCTCGAAAAAGAGGTAGCAAACTGGCGACGGCTGTCGGCTGCCATTACCCAAGTCGTCGAGTTGAAGGGAGTTTGA